The genomic region ggaggagggtaggttggcggtacttaacctggccggcggtggcgcgtagatgcaggggctttagtcaAGCCATTGGTCGAACGCGCGCCTGCCTAGTAATCGTCgcttcctccgcaacaggaagtgggtcggctgcgagcgaCGTCTCTCCGCGACTACCCTGAACCAACGTTACTAGCTTATTTTCAGTAGTCAAACTAcgccgcggcacctggcccctttctgtcgcgcccgcggggtggcacgcgcgacactgtcggcatagagttactgtatatgctaccgcaggtatatagacgaccgcacgccaagtttcatcctagacgccagcgctcatttctcccctggcggagcgatttcatctccaacgggtgtaggtttccgccgtcgcctcccttcgcggtcgcgcccgcgttcagttcgcgctgcgcgtgaaacgtctcttgtttgcgacggcgcctcttcggatgaccggaaattattattgtgttgttaactgtgacgacagcaatgtaaacatgaaaaggttgatgccaccagtgaaattctgccgattcacaagaaaatggtacgaaagaagcagacgacagacatggattactgcggtgcgtcgagcgaagtaaacatctggcaaacgaagcgagctcgttcattgatcactcctgagtgtatgacggtttctatatgtaagccacgtgaatttaataattactcggtacataatccttttattcatataaaaactttaagttcaacgagcgcttgtcctgtcttctttctcgtgttacgtttgtgtgtgcgctgcccaagaatggaaaccacgtctgttgtatgcgctagcagtggccgaagttcacgcgtgccgagaaatttaatatgtgcatgatgcattgaacatgaccggagttcattcccgcttcaccactgcaccgatcgatcgggttactggacgatacacacccgcgtcttggtcgcgccggcattgctgaagcaggaatgattaataatactttcaacttcagTCTCTTGAGTACTgctaaaaaatgaccaagctgtctacattgccgcctctattccatattgtaggggacgtactagttaaagttgtgtgcgcatgtcgtacttgtgctatgcagcgatatatcttgtttatttccgcacagtgtcgatagaagtcgttgccatcagagacaacacggatttgtagcaaacataatgtgagaaactgcaaaaatgactttagctcgtaggtgccgtatgtatgtgccgcatcgtatgtgctgacgatttttccggcggcacatacgatgtcgtttccaattacctgctcagcgtcccttacatggttaagcagacgctgccctttcgccgcattgcagccataaaaataatcaagcgtaccgatcttcttaaaggcaaatatagcgtgtgcagtttgtttcacactaaggggaaaactcggaacgtattgcgtcgcgatgcggcaagcaatggagtcgtgcggcggcagcagctcgagcaggcgcacacgcttgaggggcagtgtcgtgatctgcgtcgtctgctacgttggcgcgcgctggccgcattttcgggaagcgtggtactgtcaggggcagtgcaccgattttatcggtactgcaggaactgagctgatattctttactaaacgttatGCGTCGCCACACTcagatccttcattggcgataatggagttccacaaacttcttttgacaacatggttcatttgttctttcgaaaggccggagtactgagcgtgtgcacgtatatttcttcactgtgtgtgctaccgtaatgagcagcgacaaaacgcaccaagatgtgcgcgcaacgtgctcagtctttgtttgactcgaaaggaaaacaaagcactcaacaatgggagtcgaacccggTGAAACAAAcagacacgattaaatgaacgttttaggttcagacaatgagctggaagtgatttttctcgacaatcattcgctacaccagacataccctgcccgccggtggggaattggacacgtcacgctcggagcttcagttagtatctcgtcatgtccccagcggcagcgatgacagcgctcatcctggaaggcagtgaagtgtagaatgacttgatcagggatgtgttcattagcagcacgtctcagtcgctgacgatggtggatcgaagcctatcctcgggcgactgatagaggggatggtgcgccagcgatactttcaacgagccccagacattttacatgatgttggcgcccggggattgaggcggccgctccaagagagtgactgcgcgctcttctagcagttcttgcacagctcgagcagtgtggatcggcgtcctatcgcgatagaatatatagtcgccttccagaaacgggccgtcaaaaatgtatggaatcagtacgtcgtctatgactgccctgcagcgatgaacttacattcgaggcgtatcagtgggcgtcgcgcaacgcttagcaaagaataccggctcatttcacgcagtaacgatgtgatcggcgccctgcacctgacagtagaacgtttctcgacaatgcggccagcgcgcgccgccgtagcagacgacgccgttcaagatcccgcccctcgagcatctgcgcgagctactgccgccgcctgactcaagcgctcgccgcatcgcgatgcaatgcgcttcgagttttcccctaaatgtgaaacagactgtacaccgcccttcgaaggaaatgtccaggcgcacacaccgcgcgcggcacgaagcgtgcccaaacacgcgcagtgcaggaggcaatcaaggcggcgcgaacgagagatgggagaggggtaccacccgctaatagaattttgcttcgcatgcggcgctctcaacgccggcgcagcagcgccgctctcggtgccgtcctggtctatacagtaactctatgtcggcatagagaaagaaatttcaacaagagcggacactcccatagagcccagcggccgaattgactgtagcaaaccaagcggatgttgttgactctttccggtttcggttttgggcgcgcgcgttttgaacaccagtcggttcacgccgcgccggctccgctgctcggcgcgacattctttttttaacgcgatagcgttaaggagctcgtgtcgcagaaaagccagggTCGTCGGCGTcagccgtgagcgataaatcacggcaggcacttcataaacaaaaagcaacttccaagatgggctgggtgggaatcaaaccagggtctccggagtgtgagaaggagacgctaccactcggccacgagttcgatgcttccaagcggtacaaacgcgcctctagtgaatgcggtgttgccttcgaaacgagccgtggaaagttatactgcggtgtatatcggtaattgtgaacatgtaacttacagaagtcgcaattacaggagtagcgaagtgcgtttccgctgcatttctgcgctttccgcacacgcagagccatcttgcggcaaacacagaagaccccctcctctccatgtaggcgctgccccgacagatggcgcgccacgcgcgcagtGGAGCTGTGCGAGGATCGGTGCGAGGTGGGTCGCGGCCCGGACtatctctcccctgacaacgcttcgccttgctccctctgcagaatcaagcgtccttcctttctttagatcactatctgtctatctctctgcccgtgccgatcacgacgtttggctggcgtgcatcatttccccctccgagataccgagttctttggttcgttccgcttgctcaggcgcacgtttcgttgctgcgccgaacgccgcgttgctcgaccatatggctcgacgctcacagcgtccgatgtggggcgcctcgtaagtgatggctgccctgtagcccatggtcttggcgggtcgacgggaacgctgtcgcgtcctcttgaaggcgaagcttaagcgtcctccgatttttttttcgcttctgctgaacctcgcgtggccttggcgtggaatcgtttcattattaagtagaaattattgcgattgacctttacaagactgcgccgaatctgtcaggtgcaatttcataaagaaaacgaaatacgttttctgaaatgatgaaatgtttattttgctctatataaatgctcgttccgggctgcTTCTGTATTCAtgcaaagttgtggcaccaggtaagcagcagtcgttgccgtaccagccgtacgatgctccaccggatgtcaTCAGCTGAAAGAAAATTACGAGAATgcatcatttcggtatattgacctaacaggagtatttcgtgtagaggcgaaacgtgcgtaagtggtgaatgaacggcattacagataaattcacttttacgtacatttcgcagcaaggACTCCtgccaaacaatgccataaagtCTGAACATCCGAtattcaagcacccctcctttccctggcattatttcctgcactttaagagcacaaatacacgggtgactgcgcgtttccaaaacaacttggcctcagtcgacacgatggtaccccaagtacacaaaggtggctacaacacaggctgaGCCAGACCAGGgtcggtataacgtaaaactattttgTTCTGTTTCTATTCCAGAATGGCCGACACCGCTCGCTCATTGGTCGAATTTTTTGAGGCCGCGCCCATTtttcctgcctgtcaagcgacgtcaggaaTGCTCAAAAActgccacgtcaaagtgacgtttatGCACTCATTATGCTaaattatgccgaacaaaccGGCAAAATTCGTGGAATAACCGGTGAGTGCCCCGTTCCGTTTGGAATAGAAAAAACTGGCGGCCTTCTTGATTGCGTTGGCGGTGGCGGCTCGACAGCCTGGGCGCGGGAGGAGGGAGCCCGAGGATGCGTTTGACATGCCAGACGATCTGTTTCGGCGGCACTTTCGCCTGAAgaaactgtgcggtggctgtgcgaCGAAGTGGCGGAGGAACTCGGAGGCGTGAGAACTTCAGCGCTGTCGGTGGAGCGGCGAGTGTTGTGCGCGTTGCGATTCTTCGCAACGGGCAGCTTTCAAGCCTCGgtagggagcgaggagacgatcggcgtgacccagcctgcggtcagcaagtgtgtgcgacgcgtggcggaggcaatcgtccacgccggggcccgcaacaagtgggtccattTCCCGAGGACGTCGGAGGAGAAGGTGGCCGTGAAGGAAGGGTTCCTTCGACGCGGCTCCATTCCCGGCGTCATCGGATGCGTGGACGGCAGCCTTATAGCCACCATCGCACCGAAGGGCGAGCAGAAGGCGGCATTCATGTGCCGCAAAGGCTACTAGGCCCTCAACACAATGTTCGTAAGTATCTTATTTTTGTCTAATTTGCACGTCATAGCAACGCGTGGCTTATGCTGTGCGCGCTCTcgtcagatctgcgacgcaggCATGCGGATCCTCGCCGCCGACGCTCTGCGACCGGGGTCAGACCACGACGCCCACGTCTGGAGAACTACGTGGTTGCGTCGTCGGTTCCTGGAGGGGCATATTGCCAAGGCCGGCGAACACCTCCTCGGTGAGCAGCAGGAAAAGTTTGTACAGTTGCAATGCTGGTAGCATGCAGCAAAGCTTGCTCGCGCCATAAGAAAATATTGAAGCCCGAACCCCTTATGTTATAGTCAGGTTATTAAGTATAGGTGAGATGTAGAAATTTTCCAATGGTATCTGCACGACACAAAGTGACAACACCTGCGTTGTACATTAAACTAATTTTTAATGTAAGTGTACAGCACACGCGTTGTCACATTCTTTTTTACACTGACAGTCATTTGTGAATGAAGACTACACAAAGAGCTGCCTTGCTGCAAATATGGATGCTACTATGTCCCAGCTATTGTCATCTGTGATCACAGCTGCGTCAGGTGCCCAGCCTGTATATTCCTTTATTGCAGCCTTTCTGTAGTAGGTGCATTTTACATGACCCTTGCTTCGCCTACTAAACTTTGTGCAGATTTCACACCATGTTTTATCATCCTGCAGGTGACAGCGGCTACCTCCTGGAACCATGGCTTCTGACCCCAGTCACAGGCCACCCTCCCATACACACTGCGGAAGGCAGgtacaacactgcacatgctgccatGCGGTCCGTAGTGGAGCGGTGCATTGGGCTTCTGAAGAGCCGTTTCCGCTGCTTTCAGCGTTATCGCGCCCTCCACTACAAACCAGACCGCGCTGCCAACATCGTTGTAGCACGTGCACTGTTGCACAACTTGTGTCTTGATGAAGGTGACGTGTTGTTGGATGATGTTAGTgatgacagcagcaacagcagcagtgacgATGAAAGTGGCAACCCCTCCCCACAGAGAGTTCCCCGAGTGACGGCAGCACGCATGATGTACCTGAGAGGCTGTGCTGCCCGGGATAATGTTGTTAGCTCATTTGGCACGACAtggcagcagcaccagcactacCTGAAAAGGGTGCGAAGGCGGCTGCGTCGACAGCAGCACCCACAGCAGCAATAAACACGTGCCTGACACTGCAGGCAGACGTTTATTACTACTGTCTACACACCTAATAGAGAGCAGGAACCAATCTGAAAAAATGTGTGCAATTAGTGGATAGCGTGCTGTTTTTTTATCGAATCTGCCCAACCATAACCAGCGTTTTCACGTGTCCTCTGCCAGTGAGCTGTTACTACCGGAGATGATTGCATCATTCCACTGTGACACTACATGAGAGCCTTTCATTTAGTACCTGTGGATAGAACACTTTGTGTTCATCAGCAGAATGTTGTAGCCACTTCTCTGGGCAGCTGGGTTTCGCCAAATGatttgctgctgcttctgttgcttctgtcatcaccgacactgtcaccgccatctgcactgtgcatggGAGGCTGGTCTTCGTCTCCTCGCTTCCTATTTGGGCTGCTGCCAAGCACAACACTTCTCGCTCCACCATGTGTACTGTTCTCACGCACCTGGTAGGTCCTGCGCTATTTTGCcacacagccaccgcacagttccTTCACAGAAGGCCAAGTTATGCCGAAAACAATCGCCTGGCATGTCAAGCGCGTTATTCTCCCTTGGGAGAttgtacatatgtaaatagtTCTGAAATTGAAGAACacaaattgtaaatattcatttcaagtgcCACTTGCATTGTTTAAAATTGTTTATTTATATCTGCATTGTAAATTAAACCAGGTGATCCATCTTCAATGCCATCATTCATCAAAGCAAATGACAGACAAGCACACAGAGCATGACTTCATGGCGCCAAAATAGCCGTGTGATGTTACCTACATGGGACCCAGTACACTACCAATGGGCAGTTGGCAGATCTTAAACTACATAAATATGACACGAGCATAATGATATTTTTTTGAACTCGCACAcaaccatttattttttctttattcagcAATTTAACAGCAAGAAAGATGTCTTGTTTATTATGTAGTCAGCGTGTTTGTAGCACGAAATAGTTCAATGACTAGTGCCGTAATAAGATCACAATATAAAACAGCCATCACATGCTTTTAAGGAAGGACAAGTGAGAAAATGTTTGGCACTTCAACGGTATTTCATATAACGACTGCAAGAGCAGCCTAGCAGCGAATGTCAAAATAGTGGCCACATCGATGGCTCCATTATGTATGTCACAAACTGTGCTCAACTACAATGGGGACTAGATTGTACTGCTATCATAGGTAAGCACATCTGAAATATCACAATAACTATCACAAGTAACAGGCGCTTGGCGTGAAAAAAATTCCAATTCGGCTACTTTACATTGCGTAGGCACGAAAGGTTTGACATTGCGAACATTACATACATATGGCATGAAAATTCATTTCCAGTTATCCCAGCATTGTAGTTAAGTGCACCTGTATGTGTGCGAGACAATGTCGAAGTTGCTGTAAAAGTGACTGCATAGTGTATATCTTCCTTGGAAAAACGGTGCCCATTGAAACATATCAGTAACAGCAAAACAGAAGTGAACAACACCTAACGGCAAAAATTCTACATATAATTTATAACGTCTCACttgggcaaacttgcactgcaagtGAAAATACACATGAAAAGAAATTACCTTGAAAAATAATATGATAGGTACAGAAATCTAGGGAAAACAGtcatatcatcctttagtgctaCATACAAAAAAACGCATTCGTACTTCAAGTGACATCACAGCACTGTCAGTTTTCGCAGCCATGGTCGCACATGACCTGCACATAATTTCACAAGACTGGCTACAACGCGGCACAACAGCTTTCGAGGACGTATGGGCACCACCACCAAATGCTGCAGCGGTGATTTGAACGGAAATATGGGCAACACTTGTACCTATTAGTACTAAAGGatgatatggggggggggggaactgtcCCTCATGGCTGAGGATGCTCGCGGAGGCGAGCCAGGGCAGCCAGGAGCTGGCGCAGTGTTGTCGCGATGAGGCCGGTGGCCTCTCTCACACCACGCATCTCTGCTGCCAGCTGCTGCTGCACCACCCGGGTCACCCTCTGCTCCTCCACCAGCTGCTGATGATGCTGCAAAACAAATTCACTCACTTCAGCTGCAGGTTATGCAATGTAAACGTTTGATTCGCACTGTTTGCAAGTGTTACAGGTTCAGCAAGGTTACTCTTGAGGGCAGCGAGATCATTTACATATGACATGagaagattatggggttttacgtgccaaaaccactttctgattatgaggcacgccgtagtgggggactccggaaattttgaccacctggggttctttaacgtgcacctaaatctaaatacacgggtgttttcgcatttcgccctcatcgaaatgcggccgccgtggccgggattcgatcccgcgacctcgtgctcagcagcccaacaccatagccactgagcaaccacggcgggtatatgaCATGAGAAATGGCCGTGCAA from Dermacentor albipictus isolate Rhodes 1998 colony unplaced genomic scaffold, USDA_Dalb.pri_finalv2 scaffold_12, whole genome shotgun sequence harbors:
- the LOC139051551 gene encoding putative nuclease HARBI1; this encodes MRILAADALRPGSDHDAHVWRTTWLRRRFLEGHIAKAGEHLLGDSGYLLEPWLLTPVTGHPPIHTAEGRYNTAHAAMRSVVERCIGLLKSRFRCFQRYRALHYKPDRAANIVVARALLHNLCLDEGDVLLDDVSDDSSNSSSDDESGNPSPQRVPRVTAARMMYLRGCAARDNVVSSFGTTWQQHQHYLKRVRRRLRRQQHPQQQ